In a genomic window of Tissierella sp. Yu-01:
- a CDS encoding Crp/Fnr family transcriptional regulator: MMKLENYYDVLKNIDLFGNFSDEDFKKLFKSIDYRIHRYTKDSMVFIEGRECNTLNIILRGNIRIQKIDSFGKALVVVDFKEGDIYGETLLFGKPNIYPMTGISTMDTTILYLPKEAVFYLCRNDDVFLKEFLTLLSLKSVTLSSKLNQISLKTIRQKICEFILMDYNKNESLKIKLNMTKSEWADIMGVQRPSLSRELLEMKRLGLIDYDYNYIYVKDIEGIKKILLSS, translated from the coding sequence ATGATGAAATTAGAGAATTACTACGATGTATTAAAGAATATAGATCTATTTGGGAATTTTTCCGATGAGGATTTTAAAAAGCTTTTTAAGAGTATAGATTATAGAATACATAGATATACCAAGGATAGTATGGTATTTATTGAGGGTAGGGAATGTAATACATTAAATATTATCCTAAGGGGTAATATTAGAATTCAAAAAATCGATTCATTTGGAAAGGCTTTGGTGGTTGTAGATTTTAAAGAAGGAGATATTTATGGGGAAACCTTACTATTTGGGAAACCGAATATTTATCCAATGACAGGTATAAGTACTATGGATACTACAATACTGTATCTTCCAAAGGAGGCAGTATTTTATCTATGTAGAAATGATGATGTGTTTTTAAAAGAATTTCTTACGTTATTATCTTTAAAATCGGTGACCTTAAGTAGTAAACTTAATCAAATATCATTAAAGACCATAAGGCAGAAGATATGTGAGTTCATTCTAATGGATTATAATAAAAATGAGAGCCTAAAGATTAAGCTTAATATGACTAAGAGTGAATGGGCTGATATAATGGGGGTGCAAAGACCTTCACTATCAAGAGAGTTATTGGAAATGAAAAGATTAGGATTAATTGATTATGATTATAATTATATATACGTGAAGGATATAGAAGGGATAAAGAAAATACTTTTATCCAGTTAA
- a CDS encoding nucleotidyltransferase domain-containing protein: protein MDIIKVCKDILIKYEKIIFAYIFGSYISGKFNEDSDIDIAIYTKEKIHPEEYLEVKLKLTERCRREVDLIILNDAKPLFRYEVNRNNKLLFTRDKNFETNYKVKTLFEYNDVKRYLDLSYDATIDLLRKEVEQDG from the coding sequence ATGGATATTATAAAAGTATGTAAAGATATACTAATTAAGTATGAAAAAATAATCTTTGCATATATTTTTGGTTCTTATATAAGTGGAAAGTTTAATGAGGATAGTGATATAGATATTGCAATTTATACAAAAGAAAAGATTCACCCTGAAGAATATCTAGAAGTAAAACTAAAGTTGACTGAGAGATGCAGAAGAGAAGTTGATTTAATTATATTAAATGATGCAAAACCATTATTTAGATATGAAGTTAATAGGAACAATAAGCTATTATTTACTAGAGATAAAAACTTTGAAACTAACTATAAGGTAAAAACACTATTCGAATATAATGATGTGAAAAGATATCTAGATTTATCTTATGATGCTACTATTGATTTACTCAGGAAAGAGGTGGAACAAGATGGTTAA